One stretch of Cloacibacillus sp. DNA includes these proteins:
- a CDS encoding alpha/beta hydrolase, whose translation MKMIGLAMIITAALAMTAMAGTAHAADMSDGADNFYKSGGVTMEKVVFKNLYKMDVAGNLFTPKNMSRGAKYSAIVVGHPMGAVKEQSANLYAQKMAERGFVTLAIDLSFWGESAGQPRNAVLPDVYADDFSAAVDFLSTRPFVDAKRIGAIGICGSGSFAISAAKIDPRIRAVSTVSMYNMGAANRSGLNHSQTVEQRKKILEEAARQRLLEFTGGEMKYTSGTVHEITEKSNPIEREFYDFYRTERGEFTPAGSSKELTTHPTFTSNVKFMNFYPFEDIETISPRPMLFITGSEAHSREFSEDAYRRAAEPKELYIVPKAGHVDLYDRVKLIPFDKLESFFKQSLK comes from the coding sequence ATGAAAATGATCGGATTGGCAATGATAATTACGGCGGCGCTCGCAATGACGGCCATGGCCGGGACGGCCCACGCGGCGGATATGTCGGACGGCGCGGACAACTTCTACAAGAGCGGCGGGGTGACGATGGAGAAGGTCGTCTTTAAGAACCTCTACAAGATGGACGTCGCGGGCAACCTCTTCACCCCCAAGAATATGAGCCGGGGCGCGAAGTATTCCGCGATCGTCGTCGGCCACCCGATGGGAGCGGTCAAAGAACAGAGCGCGAACCTCTACGCCCAGAAGATGGCGGAGCGCGGTTTCGTCACGCTGGCGATAGACCTCTCCTTCTGGGGCGAGAGCGCGGGACAGCCGCGCAACGCCGTCCTGCCCGACGTCTACGCCGATGATTTCAGCGCCGCGGTGGACTTCCTCAGCACAAGGCCCTTCGTCGACGCAAAGAGGATCGGCGCCATCGGCATCTGCGGCAGCGGCAGCTTCGCCATCAGCGCCGCTAAAATCGACCCGCGCATAAGAGCCGTATCGACCGTCAGCATGTATAACATGGGAGCGGCGAACCGCAGCGGCCTAAACCATTCACAGACAGTCGAACAAAGAAAGAAAATCCTCGAAGAGGCGGCGCGGCAGCGTCTGCTGGAATTCACCGGCGGCGAGATGAAGTATACCAGCGGCACGGTGCATGAGATCACCGAAAAGTCCAACCCCATCGAGCGTGAGTTCTATGACTTCTACCGCACGGAGAGAGGCGAATTCACCCCCGCCGGCTCCTCGAAGGAGCTCACGACGCACCCGACTTTCACCAGCAACGTCAAGTTCATGAACTTCTATCCCTTCGAGGATATCGAAACGATCTCGCCGCGCCCGATGCTCTTCATCACGGGATCGGAGGCCCACTCGCGGGAGTTCAGCGAGGACGCCTACCGGCGCGCCGCGGAGCCGAAGGAGCTCTACATCGTCCCGAAGGCCGGACACGTGGACCTCTACGACCGCGTGAAGCTGATCCCCTTCGATAAGCTTGAATCCTTCTTTAAGCAGTCCCTGAAATAA
- a CDS encoding DUF3795 domain-containing protein, whose translation MANIGCCGVDCDACEARRATARRDNAALAKIAAAQESAGQGSFILPSRLRCTGCLEPGEKSVSCAECAIRECALASHIPHCGFCPDFPCELGSAVWEAVPEYKHNLEVLRSR comes from the coding sequence ATGGCGAACATTGGCTGCTGCGGCGTGGACTGCGACGCCTGCGAGGCGCGCCGGGCCACCGCCAGACGGGATAACGCGGCGCTTGCGAAGATCGCCGCCGCGCAGGAGAGTGCCGGACAGGGGTCCTTTATCCTGCCCTCGCGCCTGCGCTGTACAGGCTGCCTTGAGCCGGGCGAAAAGAGCGTCAGCTGCGCCGAGTGCGCCATACGCGAATGCGCCCTCGCGAGCCATATCCCCCACTGCGGCTTCTGCCCCGACTTCCCCTGCGAGCTGGGAAGCGCCGTCTGGGAGGCGGTGCCGGAATACAAGCACAATCTCGAAGTGCTGCGGAGCCGGTGA
- a CDS encoding ornithine cyclodeaminase family protein: MLYLNGKDIREIFSMREAIESDREAFMIQAEGLAEVPVRTNFDVVKDGITSFMPALIKKYPRVGIKIVSTYTENYKRGMPAVSATVLLADPETGVVNAMLDGTELTRMRTGAVSGLATELLSNEEAECGALFGTGGQAASQLEAVLTARPLKEVRVFDMTADRVADFISRMEECASKFGTRLIAAGSPLEAVSDADIITTVTTSPQPVFDGRCAKPGAHINAVGTFLPHKRELDEYIVRRADKIFIDNREAVMSEAGEFLIPMAEGRFSEEMIAGELGDLLLGRVAGRSDKKEITLMKTVGFATLDIVIAHKVYEKALKAGIGTVL, encoded by the coding sequence ATGTTATATTTGAACGGCAAAGATATAAGAGAGATCTTCTCGATGAGGGAGGCCATTGAGTCGGACCGCGAGGCCTTTATGATCCAGGCGGAGGGGCTGGCGGAGGTTCCCGTGCGGACGAATTTTGACGTCGTCAAGGACGGCATAACCTCTTTTATGCCCGCGCTGATAAAAAAGTATCCGCGGGTGGGGATCAAGATTGTCTCGACATACACGGAAAATTATAAGAGGGGGATGCCCGCCGTTTCGGCGACTGTGCTGCTGGCCGATCCCGAGACGGGCGTCGTCAACGCGATGCTTGACGGTACCGAGCTGACGCGCATGCGCACCGGCGCCGTCTCCGGATTGGCCACGGAGCTTTTGTCTAATGAGGAGGCCGAGTGCGGCGCGCTCTTCGGAACCGGCGGACAGGCCGCCTCGCAGCTTGAGGCGGTGCTGACGGCAAGGCCGCTGAAGGAGGTGCGCGTCTTTGACATGACGGCCGATAGGGTCGCGGACTTTATCAGCCGCATGGAGGAGTGCGCATCGAAGTTCGGCACGCGGCTCATCGCCGCAGGAAGCCCGCTGGAGGCCGTCTCGGACGCCGATATTATCACCACGGTGACCACCAGTCCGCAGCCCGTCTTTGACGGACGCTGTGCGAAGCCGGGGGCGCACATAAACGCCGTCGGCACCTTCCTGCCGCATAAACGCGAGCTTGACGAGTATATTGTGAGGCGCGCCGATAAAATTTTCATCGATAACCGCGAGGCGGTGATGAGCGAGGCGGGAGAGTTCCTCATCCCGATGGCGGAGGGACGCTTCTCGGAGGAGATGATTGCGGGCGAGCTCGGCGATCTGCTGCTGGGACGCGTCGCGGGCCGTAGCGATAAAAAAGAGATCACGCTGATGAAGACGGTGGGCTTCGCGACGCTCGATATCGTCATCGCGCATAAGGTCTATGAGAAGGCGCTTAAAGCCGGGATAGGCACGGTACTCTAA
- a CDS encoding LysR family transcriptional regulator, producing MDLRVLQYFLAIAREGNITKAAESLHMTQPTLSRQIKELETNLGKQLLIRGNRRVTLTDEGMLLRKRAEEIVSLLEKTEGEITASDEVISGDIFIGCGETEGMRFMVRTAKQMRDDYPDVNFHLFSGNEGDIAERLDKGLLDFALFIGMANLDKYDHFKLPKDDLWGMLMRKDDPLAARESIAPRDLEGVPILCPRQVLLNNDMSGWLGHDFRKLNIVASYNLVYNVSLMVEEGMGAALCIDGLINVFGRGGLCFRPLEPRVTAGLVIAWKKYQVFSRAAETFLTRLQSGFAIEEDR from the coding sequence ATGGACCTTAGAGTACTGCAATATTTTCTCGCGATTGCCCGCGAGGGTAACATTACGAAAGCGGCGGAGTCTCTGCACATGACGCAGCCGACGCTCTCGCGCCAGATCAAGGAGCTCGAGACAAATCTTGGCAAGCAGCTGCTGATCCGCGGCAACCGCAGGGTCACGCTGACCGACGAGGGGATGCTGCTGAGGAAGAGGGCGGAGGAGATCGTCTCCCTGCTGGAGAAGACGGAGGGCGAGATAACCGCCTCGGACGAGGTGATAAGCGGAGATATCTTCATCGGCTGCGGCGAGACGGAGGGGATGCGCTTTATGGTCAGGACCGCGAAGCAGATGCGCGACGACTACCCCGACGTCAATTTTCACCTCTTCAGCGGCAACGAGGGGGATATCGCGGAGCGGCTGGATAAGGGGCTGCTTGATTTCGCCCTCTTCATCGGAATGGCCAATCTGGATAAATACGATCATTTTAAGCTGCCGAAAGACGATTTATGGGGCATGCTGATGCGGAAAGACGATCCGCTCGCTGCCCGCGAGAGCATCGCTCCCCGCGACCTTGAGGGAGTTCCAATCCTCTGCCCGAGACAGGTGCTGCTCAATAATGATATGTCGGGCTGGCTCGGCCACGATTTTCGGAAGCTGAACATCGTCGCCTCCTATAACCTTGTCTATAATGTCTCACTGATGGTGGAGGAGGGAATGGGCGCCGCCCTCTGTATCGACGGCCTTATCAACGTCTTTGGGCGCGGCGGGTTATGCTTTCGCCCGCTTGAACCTAGGGTTACGGCTGGGCTTGTCATCGCCTGGAAAAAATATCAGGTATTCTCACGCGCGGCGGAGACGTTCTTAACGCGCCTGCAAAGCGGATTTGCCATAGAAGAGGACCGATAG
- a CDS encoding FadR/GntR family transcriptional regulator: MELRRENTLSQLVLDSIQNSIRDGEFKPGELLPSEREMSERYGVGKSSIREAIKMLQVLGVVESAQGKGTYLKESIGPQILRPLLLDMMLQRSSAEELYEFRLMFEQAYMSLAAAKATEEKKAAARRALDEYRELQLSHKSEAGEADRTFHSIMLEATGNQFIIKMGRLIMDLCRPYISKSSEVLDSTVMENHEKLLNIFCTGNTEGLVEAVEKSLIVFRHTLDTDMGNPN; encoded by the coding sequence ATGGAACTAAGAAGGGAAAACACGCTCTCTCAACTCGTTTTAGACAGCATACAAAACTCGATCAGAGACGGAGAGTTTAAACCGGGAGAATTGCTCCCCTCGGAGCGGGAGATGTCGGAACGGTACGGCGTAGGAAAATCGAGCATCCGCGAGGCGATCAAGATGCTCCAGGTGTTGGGGGTAGTTGAATCGGCTCAGGGCAAAGGCACCTATTTGAAAGAATCCATCGGGCCGCAGATACTGCGTCCGCTGCTCCTCGATATGATGCTCCAGCGTTCGAGCGCCGAAGAGCTCTATGAATTCCGCCTGATGTTTGAGCAGGCCTATATGTCGCTTGCCGCCGCGAAGGCGACGGAGGAGAAAAAGGCTGCGGCGCGGCGCGCGCTAGACGAATACCGCGAACTCCAGCTCTCGCACAAGTCGGAGGCGGGAGAGGCTGACCGTACCTTTCACAGCATCATGCTCGAGGCGACCGGCAACCAGTTTATCATTAAGATGGGCAGACTGATAATGGATCTCTGCCGGCCCTACATCAGCAAGAGCAGCGAGGTGCTCGACAGCACGGTTATGGAAAACCACGAAAAGCTGCTTAATATATTCTGCACCGGCAATACCGAAGGGCTCGTGGAGGCCGTGGAAAAATCGCTGATCGTCTTCCGCCATACGCTGGACACCGACATGGGGAATCCCAACTGA